The Paralichthys olivaceus isolate ysfri-2021 chromosome 2, ASM2471397v2, whole genome shotgun sequence genomic interval CAGATGTGTGGAGACTTTGGACAAGACATACATGTTGATATTCTTAAATATTATGtcttatttttaagttttagaACAGCTTTGGTGAGCTGGAGTAGTGAAGAGAGATATTGACATAAGGCTGGAGCAGTAACCTATGTGATAAAATCCGTTGTGCAGACCATGAAAGctttgtttccatttgtttcAGGCATATGCAGTACAAGGACAGCACGCCATTCCACAGCCAGATGTAAGTGAAGTAGACATTTTCCATCACTCCTACCCATAATTACAACTGTCTTCTTCCAAAATgtacacccacccacacctcattTTACAGCCTTAACTGTAGATACATTCGCCCCATAATTTTATTCTGCCTGCTTTGATCAGATTTTTGTAACCATTTAACAGAGCAGCACTGCCAGTACTTCATATTTGTGTAGTTCTACAGTTGACTGGCAGTCAGTTGTTAATTAATCTGACATTTGTTGTTTGTATGTCCAGACTCCTCTGTTCCATGAATAATGATCTGTTCCTGCTGCTcactcttttctgttttttttgttgctttttgttcTGTCTTGTTTTACATGTCTCGCTCATTAGTCTGTCCCAAATAAACAGgttgccccccccaccccccgacCCTCTTTATTAACCCTTCATTATTCCTATGTGCTTATTAGTCAGACCTGCTACTGAATATCAGCAGAATATAAGTTACGTATTACATTAGTCCGATATACAATGTCATATGATAAAATTTAGACAGTTCAGTTAACTTTTTACAAACATCCATGACCAACTTATGTTATTAGTTTGTCATTGCTAAAGGCCGtttttgtcttaaaaaaaagacacagagatcTCATCTCTGACTTCCATCTTATCGTCCATCTGTAGTGGTTTATAACTGGTACAGTGTGAAGCTGGGTTGAAACTATGTCAGTTCATGTTTGGATCCTTTATTAGTGTTGGTTAGATGATCTCCTGCTCATTGACAGCTCCCTCCCATGTGTATCTTGACTTTCCCCTGACCCTGAAGGCTGCGAGAAAGCATCAAGAGATGCAGCCCGCACTCTGGAGGAATACTTATGGGGTACCCCACATAGTCAAGTCATAAAACACACCACTTATCAGACACCAGGGATCCACGTAGAGCTTTTAGAATAAGATCTGTCAACAAACagctttgaatgtgtgtttgtgtgtgtgtgtgtgtgtgtgtgtgagagagagaaatgcgttttgtttctttgtggtcctttgtgttgctgtttgtactgactgtgcattttgttttgtttttttatctgttttttcccctcttcctgTGTTTCCCATttctctccctgcctcctctcttACTCTCACAGTCTTCCTCTGCTGCTATCTCTCCACAGCTCACCAAGCTTCACCAGCTGGCTATGCAGCAGAGCCCCTTCCCCATCGCACCAAGCAACCAGGGATTCACTGGTACGCAGTGCGGTGTGACCCACCGCCCCTCAATGCAACGTTTTAATGcatttgcttaaaaaaaacatcacaataaGCATATTGTTTTCCTCagatatatttaaagaaaagaaataccattgttttattttaaatagtgATCATGCATCCTTTTGGAATTGTGCTttaactattttttaaaagctaCTCGCTACTAGTTGCTTTGACTTAATTACATTGCAATCcagttaaaaataatataaacaaaaCACTAACTGAGAGGGAAAATCTAACCTGTCTAGGTTTTGCAATTAGTTACAAAAATCTTCTCAGGGAGACTTTTGAATTATATTAATCTGATCAGttcacaataataatatctGATGCTATATCCAAGTGccacacatttgcacattttgaCAAAATTGTTCTGGGTTATtaaattcttatttttcattatctGTATTTTTAAGGGATCGATGCTTCTGCTCAGACCAGTTCCCATGAGATGACCATTCCAAATGATGTGagtgtgaaatacatttttctatcAGTGTTACACAGATTTGATGAGTGTTATCACATGTACTTcattaaactgaaaaagaatCTTAGTTTAAACCATGCTGTATGACTATGTGTAATATAAAAATTATTACACCACCAACATTGTGATATAAAATCCTTTATTCAGGATAATTCCAGTTTGATAACTTAACATGAGACTTTTGTTCATAATGTTATCCGGTATCTATTATTCTTTATTGACAGATAACTTTCCGACttttcccctctgtagcttatTGGGTGCATTATCGGCCGCCAAGGAGCAAAGATCAATGAGATCAGGCAAATGTCGGGCGCCCAGATCAAGATTGCAAATCCAGTGGACGGATCAACTGACCGCCAGGTCACCATCACAGGCTCGCCCGCCAGCATTAGTCTGGCGGAGTACCTCATCAATGCCAGGTGAGATAATCACTTATATAATGTTAGCTTCTGTCAGGTTCATTCAGTCGCAGTAAATCAAAATGTTGCATTTAGGTTTTATATGAATTTAGATACAAACGTAAAGATACATGACCCTGCCTgattctttttctgtttataaacCTAATCCTGTGGTGCTGggctttttatttaatttctcataATGTCTCAGTACTACAGTAATCCATATGTTTGTGTGCCTAACATCCTAACATGTGCGAATTCCAACCTGGCCTACTTCCTTACGTGTGCAATGCATGAACTTTTCTCGTTTGCATATTTGTGCTAATTTTCTCCGTCTAcaaatgtctcttttcactACCCTTCATCTCAGCTTCACATTAATCCATCACtggagatatttattttttgaactGTAACTGATCTGTTAATTTCTAATGAAGCTTTTTGTCCTGTGTTTTGGTCACATCCCTGAGTGATTCCCCCACACCCCACCTCTCCTCCTACCCTCCTACCTGTAACCCCCCCTCCCACCCATTTCTCACCAGCCTGCCCTGTGACCCATCCCGACTGTGTTGTccctctctccttgtctctcttTCTACAGTGTAGAGTCCTCTaaacctcctccctcctcctccttgaaCCCCGAACAGACCAGCCTGtgctctccctccacctctactactactactaccaccaccacctcctctgctgctacctcctccttctcttcctcctcctcctcttcctcctgtgtgGTGCCCCCCTCAGCCTCCATCCCACTGTCCTTGTTGGCTCCAGGGccgcctcctccctcctcctcctcctcttcctcctcctctactgATTCCCTGCTCCCCAGCTCTCCTGCCTGTGTGTCAAGTCTCCTCAGTCTCAAGCCCCTCCCTCTCCTGGCCCTCCATGTTGTCAGCGGGGCCAGTAACCCTGCACACCCAATCCCCACTGAGCCAAAAATCGCCCCAGAGCTCGGCTCCAAGTCTAAAAGACGAAGGCTCTCCCCTTACTAATGAAGGAAACACAAGTCATCTACTACTACAGTACTGATAGTGCTCTTTGTTGTCTGTACCTGCACTTGCTTTTGTATCTGGCTGTGCCATGCCAAGCTTACAACcgaaaacaaatgcacataaaTACGTGAAATACAGCCAGAATAGGTGGTTGCTGCCATATTTATAAGATGGGTATCTTAAGCTTGATTTGGCCTGTCTCTTTAAAAAACGACATGTTGAGtgcattatatttttaaatgactttgAACTTAGCATGGACAGTGAATACTTTCACTGGTTTACTGAAgcatttctctctttgtgtaaGCTCTGCTCAGGTAGCAGCTCTCTTTAAGATGTCAAACTGTATTTATCGGTTTAGTTTCCCTTGTAGTGAATTTTAAGTGACTAATGTTAGCTGTTAAAATGGAGACTATATGTAATCACTTCATGTAAGAAAATATTGTAATTTCAATTCCAACTAAATCTGCCCTCAGGTATCTAAGGCACCGAATCATCCTTTTAGATTGTGTTGATATGAAATAATTCAGTTTAGCTTcaaaagtttgacattttaggaaatCGTTGTACTTTGCTTTCttgcaaagttaaagaaaattTCACTGGCATTATTTTATAGTACATATGTCGCTGGTCAGCTTAGTGTACAGACTGGAAATCCACCTACTGCCTTTTTAAAAGTTGCATGTTATAAGGCATTTGTTAAATCTGACCAAAACtgggggggggtgaaaaaacaaagaaaatcaatatctcaCGTGGATAAAGCGATGTctcacacgtagaagacacagatgaagagtTTGTGGTGAGAAGAGCAGACCACAGTGAtggggtgctgtaaacatgattccagtctatgctaagctaaccggCTGaatgtagcttcatatttagttGATACAAGTCagaaagtacattttaaatacacGGCTCCAAACTATTAAGAGTTCTGATCGATCAGCTGTTGAGAAAAGTTATTGACAACAGGAGCAGTTCTTTTTTTCTATATCGACGCATACATTTCCCATTCAGCAATTCTAGCTGAACTCCTTATACAGAATTTTATTGTAATAATGTAATGTACAGTTAATGAGGTTGACATTTATCTTGTCTGTCTGATTGCATGccttttgctctctctccctcctcggTCTCCgggtgtctctctgtctgtctctccaggCTTTCCTCTGAGGCCACAGGACTGGCAGCCAACTGATAAGACACTGCATCTGCACTAAATCTCACTTTTATATCATCGGCTACCATAAAGCAGTCAAATGCAACTACCCAACTTAATGAGAGAGACTTAATGTTAACTGCCACTGATTTGACTCGCtcaaatcattatttattttctttcattttggttttagtCAAAAGAAACAAACGATTAGGTTTTTAATTCCCCTTTTTGAGTGGAGTTGgaggttttaattatttactagactttttttttcttggttggatccctcactctctccccctttctttGCCATCACAGAGTAGAGTTGGAAAACTCTTAATAGTCATATAGATTTAGTTCTGTACCttgagttttttctttaaagaggaaaagactaaaatgaataatgaacaaAAGTGTCAGAAATAATAGAGTGACTGTTTTATTCCATTAATATACGCCCCCTCTTTTCCTCACCCAGTTCCACAAGTCGGTCTGATTCACgtccacactcactttgaataaACGCAGCATTCTCCCCCTTTGTCACCTTTTTCAATTGAAGTGCTTGTAACATGGATAATGCTCGTGTCACTGAGGAAAAAATAGCTGCACACTCACTGTCACCGGTTATATCTGATTATGATGACAAACGTTCTAACACTCACAGATGAATTTATCCAGATAATTTAAAATTTGTATAACTACGCATGTCAGTTTTCCCCCACTCTACATGTCATTCCTGTCTCCCCCCCCACTCTCCTGGTCCTGAGATCATATGTGGATATTTTGCTGGGATTGGGAGGTTTTTGGGGTTTGGACTCGGCTCAAGGGATCGGAAGCAGAGGGTTCTCCTCGCTTTTTTTGTAAAGACTGATATATACTTAAAAAATGTtggaatatttgttttaaatggaggaaatatttttttttaactaccAAAGGGGGATTAACTCCTGGACACTGACTGATCTGTCAATTCAATGTGATGAGGCTGAGAATTGAAATCAGTGATGCTCTGGAACTAGACAAAGAAAGAGTTGTGAGTTAACACTAGTTTCCTGCTCTTTGCTTTGCTCAAGTcggaatttattttattttttatttgcaggaaagaaaaaacttttgTGCACGTTTTTGAGACTGTAGACCTGGGTGCCAcaacattgttaaaaaaaaatggaaataaagatATGAAATGCTCAAACCACAAATTGTCTGGAGTCTTCTGTCACTTTTAAAGACATGAGATAACATAAGAAACATAATACAGCAGCAGCTAGTGAGAGATAGACAAGAGaacatgtgaaaatataaaatgggcaaaagtaattaaaaccaaattaacTAAAACAGAATATATGTTCATAATATACACCTGTTACTGTAGAAATATTACTTCAATAAAGTGCCAGAGGATGATTGCATGAGGGTATACAACGAGTGCATTGTATTTCAGAAGATATTGAAATAGAAGTGTGAATCCTGATGCATATATTGTTATAAATGTATAAGCAGGTAATGCATGCAGGATGAATGaacatataatatacatatatatatatatttagtataAAGAattatatgtacatatacacattaaatatgaaaatgttgtgcATGTATACATATAAATAGGTATACATTTACAAACATACACTATACAGTAACATAAATCAGTTTAAATTCCTAATAGTATAGATtgatatgaataaaatgtaaatgtttataaATAGGTGAATTGAATAATATAATTGTTGAAAGTAAACTGAGGCACAAGTTGAGAGTTTTAACaggcttcattttattttaaatcgtttcttaaatatatttattgtacaGTTACAATAATGCAGtataaaaagcaaacatttcagTTCATACCAGGTTGTTTCAATCAGCATCGTGGGGAAACGAGACACTAGAGGGCAGTAAGTTTGCTTTTTGGCAACATTCTCCTGCACAagtatttttttccccagcttCGAACATTGGGGatcatttagtttaaaaacaccaggaaaataaacagaagcTGCCATTTCTAGCTTATTGATTTTGACCTGATCAGTTATAGATTAATGGAACAGGATGTCATGTGCTGTTGTACAGTCAGATTGAATCAAATGCACATTAAGAAGGCCTGTCAGGGGACACAAGCACATCAGAACCACAGTTTTATGATACTAGTAACTATGAAGGGGGACTGGTCTTTCTCTAAACGGATGAACCACACTGTGGGCTTGTGTGGTAATCTTCTATGTTAGAGGTAGGCAAGAAATAAAGGGATAAACAGTGGTGTCATTTTTAGGTGTACAATGATTTTATGAGAGTACAGAAATCAGGAAAATGTACTCCCTGACATTACGGAAGCCTGAGACCAATTCTCTCTGATGTATTGAATAAAACGTTAAAACCCACAGTGTAGAATCAAGATGGTTTTTGCAAAAATTCGCCACATTATTACATTTCCACACATGACACCTACTCCTTTATCTGAACCCACTGAACGAACGAGTGtaataatttgttttcagtcattCTGAGGTttattttggtgtttttgtaTCCCCGTCATCCAAATGCCTTGACTCATTTACACTTGTCTTTAAATACCTGCTATGAATCAAGTTGTGGATGGGtctaatttttcattttcatcacaaACAGTGACTGAATCATAAATATCCAATGAGCTTGTCCACCCCTTTTCACTAGCGTGCCTTTTTTCGATGATACGTACACACATTTTTCCAAACCAGACTTGTAttttaatacaataaaacactgcAATACTAGTATAAAAAAGCCTGTCTGCCCTGAATGAACCCACATGTGGTACGGACATACTGTGCCAGAGCAGAcatattgcttttttttctcccttgttCGCACgatcctcctcttttctcttgtgATTCGATGCTCGGACATGAACAGCAGCTACAGTACATTCTACTACCATAAGCTTCTTGAGGTTCCAATAGAGTATAGCTCCACCTAATTAGAAACATCAGCACCTTTAAATTATACAATCTCACGTTTTAAAAATTTGTTCATTGTACAGAGTCACATATTTACATCCATATTAAACCGCAAGAGTAGAAAATGGCAACGTAATCCGAGttccaaatataaaataaaaaaataaaaaatgtaaacaacacatGGAAAATGTAAACTTCTcctttcaaaaaacaaaaagtaaatggATTCACTGTAAATGAAGAATAAATTAGTCAGTGCATAACGTTATGAGAGGACGTGACACAATGATCACATGGACATCGGAACATTTCATAAATTAAGTGCAAGTTGCAACATCAGTTGTCGTCAAGTAACGTGAGAATATAACAGAAGCCCTGGTAGGATTTCATTAACGTGTTGTGATATGACACATGTTTTCATAACGgagacagaaatacaaatgAACATGGAAGATGAGAAGAGACGTGGGTGGTTGTGGTTGATGTATACGACCTCTTTTGACTGAGGCCTCCGTCGCTGAGGTGTCAGAACAGAGGAGGCAGCTGCTCCGTCAGCTCCACTACTGCCCCGATTCACTCTCACGTCCCTGTGGTGCGTTTATCTCAAACAGAACGTGCATGTTTCGGTTTCCAGTGTCACAGTGGGTTTGATTTCGCTAAACATTTTCCAGTGGATTTGTTCTGTGTTGCAGCTCGTGGACGAATCCTCACTTCCCGACTCTCTGCGGCGTCCCTGATCACGACACAAACGTTCTCTTAGTGAGGGTGAACGAGGCCTTCAGAGGTCAGACCTGCCAGAGTCTGATGAGCGGGCTGAGGTGTTGGGTCCTTTTTCACCAGTTGGCTGGAGGTTGGCTGGGCTCGGCGCTGCCTGAGTGGTCCAGCTCTGCACTATCGCAGTCGGAGTCGTCGTACAGACCCTGGTTCACAGCAGAGACATGAATATTTTGAGTTAGAACAGCAACAGGTTCTTTAACATGGATCTACAATATCCAATTGAAGGGTGAAATATCTGCCAGCAGTCTGTTAGCTGAATCTGCATGCATTTACTATtggtctgttagcaggattggGCTATTCAATTCAATATTCAATTTTCTTTGGATTCAATTAGTAGAAGCATTACAAGATTGTTGCAGTTCCCTTATTAATACCACATTTAATTCACCAGATCCAAATCTGTTCTAGAATTTAGTCCCCTAAATGTGTtggatgtttttcatcaaggtccAAAAATgattatctgagaaatcaacaacaaTGCTAAAGAAACATTGcaacaaaattgaatgggttcttacTTGGGTCataccccacccctccacaaaatacCATGGAAATCATGGCAGAAGTAATAACACAGAAACgtgatgaaaagaatcaggcacatttagaggactgatatctatgagtgtgtacgTTGAGTCCAGCTTTGGTGGTGCTCTACTGACTGCAATACTAGAACTGTATATTTGACCAGTAATAGTTTGTCTCCGTCAGTTCACCAACCTCATAATTATGGTCGTTTGAGGCGAGCTGGGTCTTGACTTGTCGTAGAATGGCTTCCTTCTCAGACAGCCCGTCGGAGCCCAGCTGGGTCGGGTCAGACGGGTCGGCGGGAATCTCTGAGCCCTGAGACAGTAGGTCATCGCTCTTGTCGTCCAGACGCTCGTCGGTGTTGGTGCTGACTACGTCCGGTGTACCGCTGTGGGAGTGGTCACTGGTGTTTCCCTCCTCGCCGTCCGACACCGACAAGTTCTCAGAGCTAAACGTCGACAGGGACTGGCATTTGGTCATGCTCACGGGACGCCTGACAAGAGAGAGGCGACATATTCATTAAACACTTCTACATAACCCATAATACATTGGAGGAATtttacaaaacatgaaaagaaaaatgcaatgaACAAAGTTCATTCCACAATGAGAGAGataatattacaatatatagaataaatcaattaaataaaatattaaaaatattcagctgcaacatgcaacttctctactagatatcactaaattctacacactgaacctttaacattagAGGATAAGAcgtttctcagagaataatttgtgGCTCATGACAAACTGAcatattcaggggactgataatcatgagtgtgtgcaatttggtgcagatgtaaataaaaaatctggatctagtgaatttaaatgaggtttcTTGTGGGGACTCATTCTggatctgcttttctttttgaatcTTACCGTCTTCTTGGCAGCTCCACTTCACTGTccacttctccttcttcttcctctgaggACACGCCACGTCTCTGCGGagattatttacagtcagtaTGAAATCAAGTTATTCTTCACAACATTTGTCTGTCTGGTGAGAAACGACTCCGATGACGTTCGTATAGACTGTTAGAAACGTTAATTCAGGTTTTGAATTGACTGACAGTGACTAAATCATCAGAAGCATAACTCCTCTTATCATAAGATTTTTGAAATATGACAGTGGAGGCAattaatgtaataaaacacatgcaGCCATGTCTCTGATCTGAGCCAAATTTATCTTTCCTTCATTAACAAATCACATTGAAATGGTTTGATTTGCTAAAAGCTGCTCAGTTTGCTCTTTTTTAAAGTCTTGTTGATGATTTTGTGAAACTGGGCTGAAGTCAGTGCACATCATTTGTCACT includes:
- the LOC109635526 gene encoding poly(rC)-binding protein 2 isoform X2 — protein: MDSGVIEGGLNVTLTIRLLMHGKEVGSIIGKKGESVKKMREESGARINISEGNCPERIITLAGPTTAIFKAFSMIIEKLEEDISSSMTNSTATSKPPVTLRIVVPASQCGSLIGKGGCKIKEIRESTGAQVQVAGDMLPNSTERAITIAGTPQSIIECVKQICVVMLESPPKGVTIPYRPKPSGSPVIFAGGQAYAVQGQHAIPQPDLTKLHQLAMQQSPFPIAPSNQGFTGIDASAQTSSHEMTIPNDLIGCIIGRQGAKINEIRQMSGAQIKIANPVDGSTDRQVTITGSPASISLAEYLINASVESSKPPPSSSLNPEQTSLCSPSTSTTTTTTTTSSAATSSFSSSSSSSSCVVPPSASIPLSLLAPGPPPPSSSSSSSSSTDSLLPSSPACVSSLLSLKPLPLLALHVVSGASNPAHPIPTEPKIAPELGSKSKRRRLSPY
- the LOC109635526 gene encoding poly(rC)-binding protein 2 isoform X1, whose product is MDSGVIEGGLNVTLTIRLLMHGKEVGSIIGKKGESVKKMREESGARINISEGNCPERIITLAGPTTAIFKAFSMIIEKLEEDISSSMTNSTATSKPPVTLRIVVPASQCGSLIGKGGCKIKEIRESTGAQVQVAGDMLPNSTERAITIAGTPQSIIECVKQICVVMLESPPKGVTIPYRPKPSGSPVIFAGGQAYAVQGQHAIPQPDSSSAAISPQLTKLHQLAMQQSPFPIAPSNQGFTGIDASAQTSSHEMTIPNDLIGCIIGRQGAKINEIRQMSGAQIKIANPVDGSTDRQVTITGSPASISLAEYLINASVESSKPPPSSSLNPEQTSLCSPSTSTTTTTTTTSSAATSSFSSSSSSSSCVVPPSASIPLSLLAPGPPPPSSSSSSSSSTDSLLPSSPACVSSLLSLKPLPLLALHVVSGASNPAHPIPTEPKIAPELGSKSKRRRLSPY